The following nucleotide sequence is from Pseudonocardia sp. C8.
CCTCGAGCGCCTCGGCCAGCGCGGCCTGCACGGCGGCCTCGGAGGTCGAGTCCAGGCTCGCGGTCGCCTCGTCCAGCACGACCACCCGCGGCCGGGCCAGCAGCACCCGGGCGACGGTCATCCGCTGCCGCTCCCCGCCGGAGAGCCGGTACCCGCGCTCGCCGACGACCGTGTCGAGCCCGTCCGGCAGGGCCGCGACCAGCTCGTCGAGCCGGGCCCGGCGCAGCGCGTCCCACAGCTCGTCGTCGGTCGCCTCCGGGGCGCCGATCCGCAGGTTCGCGGCGACCGTGTCGTGCAGCAGGTGCCCGTCCTGGGTCACGAACCCGACGGTCCGGTGCACCGAGTCGAGGGTCAGCTCGCGGACGTCCTGACCGCCGAGCCGGACCGCCCCCGCGGTGACGTCGTACAGGCGCGCGACCAGCTGCGCGACCGTGGACTTCCCGGCACCGGACGACCCGACCAGCGCGACCGTCCGCCCGGCCGGGACGGTGAACGACACGTCGTGCAGCACCTGCTCGCCGCCGCGGGTGTCCAGCGTCGCGACCTCCTCCAGCGAGGCCAGCGACACCTGGTCGGCGGTCGGGTAGGCGAACGACACGCGGTCGAACTCCACGTCGACCGGGCCGTCCGGGACCGGCCGGGCCCCGGGCGCGTCGGAGATCATAGGCTTCAGGTCGAGCACCTCGAAGACCCGCTCGAAGCTGACCAGCACCGTCATGATCTCCATCCGGGCGCCGGCCAGCGCGGTCAGCGGCTGGTACAGCCGGGTCAGCAGCATCGCCAGGGCGACGACGTCGCCCGCGGACAGCGCGCCCGCCAGCGCGAACCCGCCGCCGACGCCGTACACCAGCGCCACCGCCAGCGACGAGGCGAGGGTCAGCGCGGTCACGAACACCCACTGCAGCATCGCCGAGCGCACCCCGATCGTCCGGACCCGGTCGGCCCGCTCG
It contains:
- a CDS encoding ABC transporter ATP-binding protein, with product MDSSIYMAMRNAASEPGRQRRPAGETTRRILRLARPHRRRMAWFLAASTAGAVLTVVTPVLAGRATDAITSAAPLSDLVAIAGLIAVAAVAGAGLGLVTRWLSANLGEGLIHQLRTTVFDHVQRMPVAFFTRTRTGALVSRLNSDVLGAQRAFSDTLAGVVSNLVTLLLTLGVMLAISWPVTVLAALLLPAFLFPARLMGRRLAALEREAADHNAAMSTRMTERFSAPGATLIKLFGRPERESAEFAERADRVRTIGVRSAMLQWVFVTALTLASSLAVALVYGVGGGFALAGALSAGDVVALAMLLTRLYQPLTALAGARMEIMTVLVSFERVFEVLDLKPMISDAPGARPVPDGPVDVEFDRVSFAYPTADQVSLASLEEVATLDTRGGEQVLHDVSFTVPAGRTVALVGSSGAGKSTVAQLVARLYDVTAGAVRLGGQDVRELTLDSVHRTVGFVTQDGHLLHDTVAANLRIGAPEATDDELWDALRRARLDELVAALPDGLDTVVGERGYRLSGGERQRMTVARVLLARPRVVVLDEATASLDSTSEAAVQAALAEALEGRTALVIAHRLSTIRDADEILVLERGRIVERGDHASLLDRDGRYAELHHTQFGTRLAAA